Proteins from one Strix uralensis isolate ZFMK-TIS-50842 chromosome 14, bStrUra1, whole genome shotgun sequence genomic window:
- the FAXDC2 gene encoding fatty acid hydroxylase domain-containing protein 2 isoform X1: MKRDSGYSTTAEQQKQEEKLWDAVKITACVLGTGLLIFTALVNSVSGYVQNIWDTLGHFWQTSWLKFYYLFEGKEWTIFLLGAALVPGLAFWGFNGILMVADVTGKPTFITRYRIQLGKNDPVDTKKLRQAIYTALCNQFFISLPMLVPMFYVMKWWGNTFSKELPTFHWFLVELSIFTLIEEILFYYTHRFVHLPLLYKHIHKKHHEWTAPIGVVSIYAHPVEHILSNTLPVMTGPMIMGSHIVSIAAWFSLALVTTSISHCGYHLPFLPSPEFHDFHHFKYVWALLSLSFPSHLRPGTADRHSSFLRVQQVCVTRVQAEKPFQFACGGLSAVSS; encoded by the exons atgaagagAGACTCTGGATATTCCACCACAGCGGAGCAGCAGAAGCAG GAAGAGAAGCTCTGGGATGCCGTGAAGATCACTGCCTGCGTCCTTGGTACAGGCCTGCTCATATTCACTGCCTTGGTGAACTCTGTTTCCGG GTACGTGCAGAATATCTGGGACACTTTAGGCCATTTCTGGCAAACATCATGGCTAAAGTTCTACTACCTGTTTGAGGGAAAGGAGTGGACAATCTTCCTCCTCG GGGCTGCATTGGTGCCTGGCCTGGCTTTCTGGGGGTTCAATGGAATCCTGATGGTGGCTGATGTAACAGGAAAGCCAACTTTCATTACTCGCTATCGCATTCAGCTGGGCAAGAATGATCCT GTGGACACAAAGAAATTGCGCCAAGCCATCTACACAGCGCTGTGCAATCAGTTCTTTATCTCGTTACCCATGCTTGTGCCCATGTTCTACGTCATGAAATGGTGGGGCAACACCTTCAGCAAGGAATTACCCACCTTCCACTGGTTTCTTGTGGAACTAAGCATCTTCACCTTAATAGAGGAAATTCTCTTCTATTATACACACAG GTTTGTTCACCTCCCACTGCTGTATAAGCACATTCACAAGAAGCACCACGAATGGACAGCCCCCATTGGCGTGGTCTCCATTTATGCTCACCCGGTAGAGCACATA CTCTCCAACACCCTGCCTGTCATGACTGGCCCGATGATCATGGGGTCTCACATTGTTTCGATCGCAGCGTGGTTCTCCCTCGCTCTCGTAACCACAAGCATTTCGCACTGCGGCTACCACCTGCCCTTCCTACCGTCGCCGGAGTTCCACGACTTCCACCACTTCAAGTACGTCTGGGCACTGCTCAGCTTGTCCTTCCCCTCCCACCTGCGCCCTGGCACTGCCGACAGGCATAGCTCCTTTCTGAGGGTGCAGCAGGTTTGCGTAACTCGGGTACAAGCAGAGAAGCCTTTCCAGTTCGCCTGTGGCGGGCTGAGTGCTGTCAGTTCTTAA
- the FAXDC2 gene encoding fatty acid hydroxylase domain-containing protein 2 isoform X2, with protein sequence MKRDSGYSTTAEQQKQEEKLWDAVKITACVLGTGLLIFTALVNSVSGYVQNIWDTLGHFWQTSWLKFYYLFEGKEWTIFLLGAALVPGLAFWGFNGILMVADVTGKPTFITRYRIQLGKNDPVDTKKLRQAIYTALCNQFFISLPMLVPMFYVMKWWGNTFSKELPTFHWFLVELSIFTLIEEILFYYTHRFVHLPLLYKHIHKKHHEWTAPIGVVSIYAHPVEHILSNTLPVMTGPMIMGSHIVSIAAWFSLALVTTSISHCGYHLPFLPSPEFHDFHHFKFNQCYGVLGVLDYLHGTDTVFRQSKAYQRHRVLLSLTPLSESIPEAPRRAE encoded by the exons atgaagagAGACTCTGGATATTCCACCACAGCGGAGCAGCAGAAGCAG GAAGAGAAGCTCTGGGATGCCGTGAAGATCACTGCCTGCGTCCTTGGTACAGGCCTGCTCATATTCACTGCCTTGGTGAACTCTGTTTCCGG GTACGTGCAGAATATCTGGGACACTTTAGGCCATTTCTGGCAAACATCATGGCTAAAGTTCTACTACCTGTTTGAGGGAAAGGAGTGGACAATCTTCCTCCTCG GGGCTGCATTGGTGCCTGGCCTGGCTTTCTGGGGGTTCAATGGAATCCTGATGGTGGCTGATGTAACAGGAAAGCCAACTTTCATTACTCGCTATCGCATTCAGCTGGGCAAGAATGATCCT GTGGACACAAAGAAATTGCGCCAAGCCATCTACACAGCGCTGTGCAATCAGTTCTTTATCTCGTTACCCATGCTTGTGCCCATGTTCTACGTCATGAAATGGTGGGGCAACACCTTCAGCAAGGAATTACCCACCTTCCACTGGTTTCTTGTGGAACTAAGCATCTTCACCTTAATAGAGGAAATTCTCTTCTATTATACACACAG GTTTGTTCACCTCCCACTGCTGTATAAGCACATTCACAAGAAGCACCACGAATGGACAGCCCCCATTGGCGTGGTCTCCATTTATGCTCACCCGGTAGAGCACATA CTCTCCAACACCCTGCCTGTCATGACTGGCCCGATGATCATGGGGTCTCACATTGTTTCGATCGCAGCGTGGTTCTCCCTCGCTCTCGTAACCACAAGCATTTCGCACTGCGGCTACCACCTGCCCTTCCTACCGTCGCCGGAGTTCCACGACTTCCACCACTTCAA GTTCAACCAGTGCTATGGAGTCCTGGGAGTGCTGGATTATCTGCATGGAACCGATACAGTGTTCAGACAAAGCAAAGCCTACCAGAGACACAGGGTCCTCCTCAGCCTCACGCCACTCTCAGAAAGCATCCCCGAGGCACCCAGGAGAGCAGAGTGA